TTAATAAGAGTAAATCGTTTATACTTTCCTTTGCTAAGTGTCTCCAATGATCAATGAAAGGGATAATGCATTATTTGAAGCAGGTATAAAATTAGGAGCCTTATATCACCAGTTCGTAGGTTCCCCTGTCAGCATGGATACCATAGAAAGCCTGGAGCAGGCAATCAGTGAGAGTATTTCAGTCCAGCCATATGTGGAAAATATTTCAGTAAAAATTAACAGGGATATGGTGGCAGCCCATAGCAGCGGAAAATTTGGATATTGTGAACTCGAAGGCCGGATGCTGGAGGTCGAAGCATTAATAGTGTACGGACAAATTACTGTAAAAGTTGGATTAAAATTCGATCAACCGCTGGACTACCCATTAATGCAGATCATTGAAGTGACAGAAAAATAAAACGGAGATTATCAATGCCCATTATTGATCTATTACGAGTTATTTATTGTACTCCTTTTCTCATTTATTCATGTTATACAGATATCCTTACACGCAGGGTATCCAACCAGGTATGGAAGATCATGTTGGTTGGTGGGGCATTATTTGTTATATATGACCTGTTAAATGGCGGGTTGCTTGCTCTATTAATTGTAGCATTGTCCGGGGGCATTATTTTCATTTTTGTATATATACTGTTCCAGCTGGGGGGATTTGGAGGGGCCGATGCTAAGAGTCTGATTGTCCTTGCCATTGTTATACCTATATACCCTGAAATCGAGTTATTAGGACTAACCTTCCCTCATCAGGGAGTGCCCTTAATTAACCTGTTCGCTTTTAGTGTATTCGGGAATGCGGTGCTATTAACAATAGTAGTGCCGCTGTCATTGTTATTGTACAATTTATTGACTCTAAAACCTCGGGAGATACTGGAAAAACCTGCATATATCTTTGTAGGATACAAAGCAGATATCTCAAAACTGTTGAACAGCCACATCAAGTTGATCGAA
This Methanosarcinales archaeon DNA region includes the following protein-coding sequences:
- a CDS encoding dihydroneopterin aldolase family protein is translated as MINERDNALFEAGIKLGALYHQFVGSPVSMDTIESLEQAISESISVQPYVENISVKINRDMVAAHSSGKFGYCELEGRMLEVEALIVYGQITVKVGLKFDQPLDYPLMQIIEVTEK
- a CDS encoding prepilin peptidase; this translates as MIDLLRVIYCTPFLIYSCYTDILTRRVSNQVWKIMLVGGALFVIYDLLNGGLLALLIVALSGGIIFIFVYILFQLGGFGGADAKSLIVLAIVIPIYPEIELLGLTFPHQGVPLINLFAFSVFGNAVLLTIVVPLSLLLYNLLTLKPREILEKPAYIFVGYKADISKLLNSHIKLIEEYYLSGNEVQTKFRRGGADINEDTVSELEKFATGGLMDRRVWVTPGLPFMIPITLGFFTAVFFGDLIFMLAKLLLNY